GCGAACCCGAAATTCCCAGCTGTCGGGCGGCCCGACTGAATCCACCCTGCTCACCAACGCCTACAAAACTTCGCATAACTGTGATGCGGTCCATATTTTCTCCTCTACGTGTCGCAGACCATAGTAGGGAGATCTTCCCGAGGCACAATCCAGTCTCACTGAGATCCCACTGCGTAAACGCCCGGTACACAGATTTCGGATGACGGCGTTCAGAGCCTCCAACGCACGTCGTTGCGCCCGCAGAAGACTCGGCGCGGACTCGATCCGATTCGAGTGTTTTCCACCGACGCCTCGCGGCCACACGACGCCCCGAACTCAATTGCCTAATTCATATCGAAAACGCAGATCGGCGACGAATTATATTGTTATCAATTGGATTTAGAACTTCCGAGTCAGCCGTGAGAGGTTTGCGCAGAAGGCTGGAATCCCGATTGTGGCGGCACCTCGCCGACAAGGGTCCGGGACCTTCACCGCCTAATCCAGGCCCTCCCCGAGACCACACAATGAAGACTCGACGTGAGATCGAGGCACCTTCGCTCATACGCTCCACCGCGACGACAATCCGTCGCGGTGGACGGTCGCACACAGAAACCTCACACCAGATACACAGAAAGGTCGGCATCCTCCATCCCAGGGCTATGCCGCACGGTCAACTGGCGACGAGTGGACGTGCATCCGTTTCGTCAAGCGGATAGTGGCACGCCGCGAACTGGCCTGGGCGAACCTCACGCATCTGTGGTTCTTCACTCTCACAGCGCAACTGCACCTTGGGGCACCGCGTCTGGAACCTGCAGCCTGGCGGTGGCGCAAGTGGCGAGGGCACATCACCTTCGAGCGCAGGGCCGGCAAACGCACGATCGGGATCGGTCAGGGGAACCGAGTCGAGGAGAGCCCTCGTGTACGGATGGGCCGGATTATCGTAGAGCTCAATGGAATCCCCGAACTCGCACACCTTACCCAGGTACATCACCATTACTTTATCGCTGAAGGAACGGACCACTCCGAGATCGTGGGCGATGAAGACGACGGTAAGGTCGTATTTTCTCTTCAACTCCTCTAACAAGTTGAGGATTTGTGCTTGAACGGATACGTCTAGTGCCGAGACCGGCTCGTCGCAGATCAGTAGGCGAGGATGCAAAGCCAATGCCCGTGCGATCGCCACGCGCTGGGCCTGTCCGCCGGACAGCTGGCGAGGAAGCATGTCCGCGAATCGTTCGCTTCCCAACCCAACCTGGTTCAGTAGCCCCTCCGCGGCCGTTGACTTCTCGTCAGAATTCGATCCAGCAATGGAGAGTCCCTCGACTACAACCTCTTTGACCGGCCGACGAGGATTCAGCGACGCTACGGGGTCCTGGAAGATCATCTGCATGTCGCGACGCAGTTCACGCAGTTGTTTCTTGCCCACTCGCTCGATCCGATGTTCGCCGAAGCGGATCTGTCCGGAACTGATGTGGTCCAATCGCAGCACGGCGCGACCGGTTGTCGACTTACCGCATCCCGACTCTCCGACAATTCCCAACGTCTCGCCCGGCAGCACATCGAAGCTCACCGTCGACACCGCCTGAACGGTACCGGAATTCGTGTGGTACTCGACCACCAAATCCGTGACACTCAACAGCGCGTCATCCCCGCGCAGATGCGCTGTACCGCTACCTGCCAACGAACTCACCTCCTGAAAATTCCGGCACCACAGTGGTAACCGGGTGAAAGCACGACACCTCGTGCTCCAGAGCCACCGGCGTCATGATCGGTCCTGAGGCCCGGCAGTCCTCGGTTGCATACGCGCAACGGGGGGCGAAACGACACCCTGCAGCCACAGCGGTGGGGTCCGGAAGCGAACCCGAAATGAGCTGAAACGGGGTGTGCCGCTCGTGTCCGATCGTGGGTGTGGCAGCGAGCAGTGCGTGCGTGTACCTGTGCCTGGGCGCCTCGAATACCTTTCGAGTCGAGCCGATCTCGGCCAGTCTCCCGGCATACATCACCGCGACCCGATCGGTACGGCCCGCCACCACGGCTAGATCGTGGCTGATCAAGATCATCGACATGCCACGTTCACGTTGAACACCGCGCAGCAGGTC
The nucleotide sequence above comes from Rhodococcus sp. KBS0724. Encoded proteins:
- a CDS encoding ABC transporter ATP-binding protein, which encodes MAGSGTAHLRGDDALLSVTDLVVEYHTNSGTVQAVSTVSFDVLPGETLGIVGESGCGKSTTGRAVLRLDHISSGQIRFGEHRIERVGKKQLRELRRDMQMIFQDPVASLNPRRPVKEVVVEGLSIAGSNSDEKSTAAEGLLNQVGLGSERFADMLPRQLSGGQAQRVAIARALALHPRLLICDEPVSALDVSVQAQILNLLEELKRKYDLTVVFIAHDLGVVRSFSDKVMVMYLGKVCEFGDSIELYDNPAHPYTRALLDSVPLTDPDRAFAGPALEGDVPSPLAPPPGCRFQTRCPKVQLRCESEEPQMREVRPGQFAACHYPLDETDARPLVAS